A genome region from Oenanthe melanoleuca isolate GR-GAL-2019-014 chromosome 2, OMel1.0, whole genome shotgun sequence includes the following:
- the PKIA gene encoding cAMP-dependent protein kinase inhibitor alpha, which yields MTDVESTYADFIASGRTGRRNALHDILVSSPGGNSSELALKLSELDINKTEGEGDAQRNPSEQSGEAQGEAAKQES from the exons ATGACTGATGTGGAATCTACATATGCAGACTTTATTGCTTCAGGAAGAACAGGTAGAAGAAATGCATTACATGACATCCTTGTGTCCTCTCCGGGTGGGAACTCTAGTGAACTAGCCTTAAAGTTATCAGAGCTTGATATAAACAAAACAG aaggagaaggagatgcACAACGAAATCCAAGTGAGCAAAGCGGGGAGGCCCAAGGGGAGGCAGCAAAGCAAGAAAGCTGA